A region of Saimiri boliviensis isolate mSaiBol1 chromosome 10, mSaiBol1.pri, whole genome shotgun sequence DNA encodes the following proteins:
- the HILPDA gene encoding hypoxia-inducible lipid droplet-associated protein yields the protein MKHVLNLYLLGVVLTLLSIFVRVMEFLGGLREIPSPGTSWTTRSQLANTEPPKGLPDHPSRGM from the coding sequence ATGAAGCATGTGTTGAACCTCTACCTCTTAGGTGTGGTACTGACCCTACTTTCCATCTTCGTTAGAGTGATGGAGTTCCTAGGGGGCCTACGAGAGATCCCATCGCCTGGGACCTCCTGGACCACCAGAAGCCAGCTAGCCAACACAGAGCCCCCCAAGGGCCTTCCAGACCATCCATCCAGAGGCATGTGA